The following proteins come from a genomic window of Acetivibrio cellulolyticus CD2:
- a CDS encoding flagellar motor protein MotB yields the protein MSNKKVHHEEHADETWLLPYSDMMTLLLALFIVMFAMSKTDNAKMKEMSEQFSIVFSGGAGMMEGDGNSVIPLVKNESSVGTSEENSNDITVSTTKSNETKEDEKMKEIKDNIEKEISEEGYSNNIKLVLDSEGLEISIQDVVLFNTGEADIKKEVYPLLLKLTGIIKGLNNSIKVVGHTDNVPIHNDKFRSNWDLSSFRAINVMSFMRDQGKLRPEKFSIQACGEFKPKYDNSTEEGRAKNRRVEIYIVRNYPLDKDEKSNDIKTSNKDKSTDKGN from the coding sequence ATGTCAAATAAAAAAGTACATCATGAGGAACACGCGGATGAAACATGGCTTCTGCCATATTCTGATATGATGACACTTTTGCTTGCACTCTTTATAGTTATGTTTGCTATGAGTAAAACGGATAACGCAAAGATGAAGGAGATGAGCGAACAATTCAGTATAGTATTTTCAGGCGGAGCAGGCATGATGGAGGGTGACGGGAATTCTGTAATTCCATTGGTGAAAAATGAGAGCAGTGTTGGTACCAGTGAAGAAAATTCAAATGATATTACTGTATCTACAACAAAAAGTAATGAAACTAAAGAAGATGAAAAAATGAAAGAGATTAAGGACAATATAGAAAAAGAAATTTCGGAAGAAGGGTATTCAAACAATATAAAGTTGGTACTTGATAGTGAGGGACTTGAGATTTCCATACAGGACGTTGTGTTGTTTAATACAGGAGAAGCGGATATAAAAAAGGAAGTGTATCCTCTTCTTTTAAAACTTACTGGTATTATAAAGGGGCTAAACAATAGCATTAAAGTTGTTGGACATACAGACAATGTACCCATTCATAATGATAAATTTCGTTCGAATTGGGATTTAAGTTCCTTTCGAGCTATAAATGTAATGAGTTTTATGAGGGATCAGGGAAAGCTAAGACCTGAAAAATTCTCTATACAAGCGTGCGGAGAATTTAAGCCGAAGTATGATAATTCTACCGAAGAAGGAAGAGCTAAAAACAGGAGGGTAGAAATATATATTGTGCGAAATTATCCGTTGGATAAGGACGAGAAATCTAATGATATCAAAACATCAAATAAAGATAAATCAACTGATAAGGGCAACTGA
- the motA gene encoding flagellar motor stator protein MotA, with protein MDIFLIVGIIVGFAAIIVGMIVKGANIEVLLNPAAAIIIIIGTIAATANSFPKKEILNVGKIAGVLFSDKHKVDPGEIIKQILELSQMARREGLLSLEQTIEKTENQFMKRSLGMVIDGVEEEYIREVLNVEIDSMEERHRAAASIFSTAGSAAPTLGVLGAVIGLIGALGNLNDTEKLAHMIAAAFVATLYGIFIGYVLCHPFASRLKRKSHEEIAILRIIAEGVLSIQAGESPKSMELKLYGMLEPEVRRKLEQANEK; from the coding sequence ATGGATATATTTCTGATTGTTGGTATTATTGTAGGTTTTGCGGCCATTATTGTCGGGATGATTGTTAAAGGTGCAAACATTGAAGTTCTTTTGAATCCAGCGGCAGCAATTATTATAATTATAGGTACAATTGCTGCGACAGCAAATTCATTTCCCAAAAAGGAAATTTTAAATGTCGGTAAGATTGCAGGTGTGCTATTCTCAGACAAGCACAAAGTAGATCCTGGCGAGATTATCAAGCAGATTCTGGAGCTGTCTCAAATGGCCAGAAGAGAAGGTTTGCTATCACTGGAACAGACTATTGAAAAAACTGAAAACCAATTTATGAAAAGAAGTTTGGGTATGGTTATAGATGGGGTTGAAGAGGAATACATACGAGAAGTTCTCAATGTCGAAATTGACTCAATGGAAGAAAGGCATCGAGCAGCTGCTTCTATATTTTCAACAGCGGGCAGCGCAGCTCCTACACTTGGAGTTTTGGGTGCCGTAATAGGGCTTATCGGAGCTCTAGGAAACCTTAATGATACAGAAAAACTTGCACATATGATAGCAGCAGCATTTGTTGCAACACTATATGGTATATTTATTGGATATGTTCTTTGTCACCCATTTGCATCAAGGTTGAAAAGAAAATCACATGAGGAAATAGCTATATTGCGAATTATTGCCGAAGGTGTTTTGTCCATTCAAGCAGGAGAAAGTCCTAAGAGCATGGAGCTAAAACTATATGGTATGCTGGAGCCTGAGGTTAGAAGGAAACTGGAGCAAGCTAATGAAAAGTAG
- a CDS encoding FHA domain-containing protein — protein sequence MNIKIFGDTISDLQRILFVNKIECVNKLGISMDTFENWEKGRNLPNAGNSGAIKGVSIMTVMEVFEDQYQKRLNRGMLDRELLEEMMSCLELPDDTKSYLSEYMLKPEFVKRLIESAYEYHSLCKNRTDFLWKKLIEVYSNNCLEQNKKNIELQIGSKRIKVRSDLGVSLKRLAEGVVEELLRRDLIENVFEYMKQYSFQVLDKNKKIHTIRADENTYLRDIEEISYERLEIVERIGETTIIISPNEEIDEIIYPFMERILDTDSSQAETIAERFKIFKDNFIIGRISEYSDYVISSRVIGQRHALINLESGRYFITDLDSRNGTFVNGQRLQPREKREIYGDDIIGFVKFKYLFIVPEN from the coding sequence ATGAATATAAAAATATTTGGTGATACAATTAGTGATCTTCAAAGAATTCTTTTTGTCAACAAAATTGAATGTGTTAATAAGCTTGGAATCAGCATGGACACCTTTGAAAACTGGGAGAAGGGTAGAAATCTACCCAATGCAGGTAATTCAGGTGCTATTAAAGGTGTTTCAATTATGACAGTTATGGAAGTCTTTGAAGACCAATACCAAAAGCGTTTAAACAGAGGGATGCTGGATAGGGAATTGCTTGAGGAGATGATGTCTTGCTTGGAGCTTCCAGATGATACAAAATCATATCTTAGTGAATATATGCTGAAGCCTGAATTTGTAAAGAGGCTTATTGAAAGTGCCTATGAATACCATTCGTTGTGTAAAAATAGGACGGACTTTTTATGGAAGAAATTAATTGAAGTTTATAGTAATAATTGTTTAGAACAAAACAAAAAGAACATTGAATTGCAAATTGGAAGCAAACGTATAAAGGTCAGATCGGATTTGGGAGTATCGTTAAAAAGACTGGCTGAAGGTGTAGTTGAGGAGCTTTTAAGGAGAGACCTGATTGAGAACGTATTTGAATATATGAAACAGTATTCTTTTCAAGTTTTGGATAAAAACAAGAAAATACACACCATCAGAGCTGATGAAAACACATACTTAAGGGACATTGAGGAGATAAGCTATGAAAGGCTTGAAATTGTTGAACGTATTGGAGAAACAACAATAATAATTTCTCCTAACGAGGAAATTGATGAGATTATTTATCCATTTATGGAAAGGATTTTAGATACCGATTCATCGCAGGCAGAAACAATTGCTGAAAGGTTTAAGATATTCAAAGATAATTTTATTATTGGGAGAATAAGTGAATATTCTGATTATGTTATTTCCAGTAGGGTTATTGGGCAAAGACATGCTCTGATAAATTTGGAAAGCGGAAGATACTTTATTACAGATCTAGATTCTAGAAATGGTACATTTGTAAATGGCCAACGGCTTCAACCAAGGGAAAAACGTGAGATATATGGCGATGACATTATAGGGTTTGTAAAATTTAAGTATTTGTTTATAGTCCCAGAAAACTAA
- a CDS encoding RCC1 domain-containing protein: MFKLKNFICIILLVALAIGPLSNNYIEVLAESDSTKALSAESELPSIKLNKWKEVYSAGRICIGLLDDDSLWEWCTHTDSLYTLRQDKFKYPIKMLENISDVSIGQGHILALTKDNILWAWGTNSLGELGDGSGKNNSKPQIIMNDVLQICTGKDSTSSFAIRSDGSLWGWGNNVYGQLGDSTSAIKTTPVKIMENVRSVVCGERHTLAIKNDNSLWAWGDNTDGQLGNETYTKSYTPVKIMEDVSSIAVDYTSCFAVKTDYTLWSWGNNLNGQLGDGQNLTKRNKPKMILGNVFTVTAAPQSAYAITLDKSLYSWGSNSGVLLGDKRSENKFSPVKVMDNISKVSAYDHVMALDENGLVWGWGYNDYYQLGNSKDSVILTPTLLSDNVSEISTDYNTSSYITSDGSLFQLGDLDGINCSTPQNIPVQPYIDNITVSGNLMNIQFSGAPLNSISESDFNITRITNTPETETVTENVYASVYSFDQNTNIAILELPDLASYNPYSFISYIVSYKGHLEVTTNEIPALPTASPLSTPYSPMPASTPTYIPVSTPIHTTSSYTPEPPTPASTSTFTPISSSTSKSTSTTTNTNRNTPAPTVIQPLQTIPGPNPQETSKDTDADYKKMMGDFQENIAEIIKRYEGVYDPYNEKNELITTEAEKTIEKIATQKVICETGIVELEQELILPQSELASRAKKDVEEFLETQPYEPNRIIRKRINIDVELIDNGLNINVLKDIVPLMKAEMDVKISSKFGNIILYYENIEAQLNKDLKIYMTNEKTEPANTKIKSKVNLLFKYTDGTIIEKLNCKIGLELPYGDGNPDYCAIYYESNENSSGQQKAIDTKSASAPYNLIRQDQKIELGLPYGNRKQEYCTEYAASTTKMYNMGGHEDTQNKTLRVSTTSSGNYHVIEGKKTFTDIGNEDPTTKKAIEVLSSKGILNGKDDGIFDPAGKLKRSEFVCLLIKVLNLIDEDAHTDFIDVPVTAWYYNPVAIADNEDLISGYPGNKFLGNNSINNQEIIKTCAVTLQTEKGYYLPKDENNLLIYKDNADIQKWARKYVSLGTREGLVVKRADGKFNATTPCTRRDAAVILYRLYNKL; the protein is encoded by the coding sequence ATGTTTAAACTTAAAAACTTTATTTGTATTATTTTATTAGTAGCTTTGGCAATTGGCCCATTGTCAAATAATTATATCGAAGTATTGGCAGAAAGCGATTCCACAAAAGCATTGTCAGCAGAGTCGGAATTACCTTCAATCAAACTAAACAAATGGAAAGAAGTATACAGTGCGGGTAGAATATGTATAGGATTATTGGATGATGATAGTCTTTGGGAATGGTGCACTCATACTGATAGTCTCTATACATTAAGACAGGATAAATTTAAATATCCAATAAAGATGCTGGAGAATATATCCGATGTATCCATCGGTCAGGGACATATACTGGCACTTACAAAAGACAATATTCTGTGGGCCTGGGGTACAAACAGCCTTGGCGAATTGGGAGATGGCAGCGGCAAAAATAATTCGAAACCCCAAATTATAATGAATGATGTACTACAAATATGTACAGGGAAAGATAGCACTAGCAGTTTTGCAATAAGAAGCGATGGCAGTCTTTGGGGATGGGGAAATAATGTGTATGGGCAGCTGGGAGACTCCACAAGTGCAATCAAAACTACCCCTGTTAAAATAATGGAAAATGTCAGATCTGTAGTCTGTGGAGAAAGGCATACTTTAGCCATAAAGAATGATAACAGCTTATGGGCATGGGGTGATAATACCGATGGACAGTTAGGCAATGAGACATATACAAAAAGTTACACGCCTGTTAAGATTATGGAAGATGTGAGCAGTATAGCTGTAGATTATACTTCATGCTTTGCCGTAAAGACCGATTACACATTGTGGTCATGGGGTAATAACCTTAATGGTCAATTGGGAGACGGTCAAAACTTGACTAAGAGGAATAAGCCCAAAATGATTTTAGGTAATGTATTCACCGTCACTGCAGCACCGCAATCAGCATATGCTATAACACTTGACAAATCATTATATTCCTGGGGGTCTAATTCTGGTGTTCTTTTAGGTGATAAAAGATCAGAAAATAAATTTTCTCCGGTAAAGGTTATGGATAATATTTCGAAAGTATCTGCTTATGATCATGTTATGGCATTAGACGAAAACGGCTTAGTATGGGGATGGGGATATAATGATTACTATCAACTCGGGAATTCAAAAGACAGCGTTATTTTAACTCCTACGTTGTTATCGGATAATGTCTCCGAAATTTCAACAGATTATAATACAAGCAGCTATATAACGTCCGACGGTTCATTATTTCAATTAGGTGATCTGGATGGAATTAATTGTTCTACTCCCCAGAACATCCCCGTTCAACCGTATATCGACAATATAACTGTTTCAGGTAACCTTATGAATATACAATTTTCAGGTGCTCCTTTAAATTCTATCAGTGAGTCTGATTTCAATATAACAAGAATAACAAATACACCTGAAACTGAAACAGTTACAGAGAATGTATATGCCAGCGTTTATAGCTTTGACCAAAACACTAATATTGCTATCCTTGAATTACCGGATCTTGCAAGTTATAATCCTTATAGCTTTATAAGTTATATTGTTTCCTATAAAGGGCATTTGGAGGTAACTACTAACGAAATTCCTGCACTACCAACGGCTTCCCCTCTATCAACACCATACTCACCTATGCCTGCTTCTACCCCTACATATATACCTGTTTCTACTCCTATACATACTACTTCGTCCTATACGCCTGAACCTCCTACACCTGCATCCACTTCAACTTTTACACCTATTTCGTCTTCTACATCTAAATCAACTTCTACCACAACCAATACAAATAGGAATACCCCAGCTCCAACTGTAATTCAGCCGCTACAAACCATTCCTGGTCCTAATCCTCAGGAAACTTCCAAAGATACTGACGCTGATTATAAAAAGATGATGGGAGATTTCCAAGAAAACATTGCTGAAATAATCAAAAGATATGAAGGTGTTTATGACCCTTACAATGAAAAAAACGAACTTATTACTACAGAAGCTGAAAAAACCATTGAGAAAATAGCTACCCAAAAAGTTATATGCGAAACTGGTATAGTAGAATTAGAACAAGAACTGATTTTACCTCAAAGTGAATTAGCATCAAGAGCCAAAAAGGATGTAGAGGAGTTTTTAGAAACACAACCATACGAACCCAACAGGATAATCCGCAAAAGAATTAATATTGATGTAGAATTAATAGATAATGGGCTAAACATAAATGTACTAAAGGATATCGTACCTTTGATGAAAGCTGAAATGGATGTAAAGATTTCATCAAAGTTTGGTAATATCATTTTATACTATGAAAACATAGAAGCACAGCTAAACAAAGACTTAAAAATTTACATGACTAATGAAAAAACAGAACCTGCAAATACAAAAATTAAAAGCAAAGTCAATCTCCTATTTAAGTACACAGATGGTACAATAATAGAAAAGCTGAATTGTAAAATAGGTTTGGAGCTTCCCTATGGAGATGGCAATCCTGATTATTGTGCTATTTACTATGAATCAAACGAAAATTCATCTGGCCAACAAAAGGCTATAGATACCAAATCTGCAAGTGCCCCCTACAATTTAATAAGGCAAGATCAAAAAATTGAATTAGGTCTTCCCTATGGAAATAGAAAACAAGAGTACTGCACAGAATATGCTGCGTCAACCACTAAGATGTACAATATGGGCGGACATGAAGACACCCAAAACAAAACTCTGAGGGTAAGCACCACAAGCTCTGGAAACTACCATGTAATTGAAGGCAAGAAGACTTTTACTGACATTGGAAACGAGGACCCTACGACTAAAAAAGCAATTGAGGTTCTTTCATCAAAAGGAATACTAAACGGAAAAGATGACGGTATCTTCGATCCAGCTGGCAAACTGAAAAGAAGCGAATTTGTGTGCCTTTTAATTAAAGTTCTTAACTTAATTGATGAAGACGCACATACTGATTTTATAGATGTTCCGGTAACAGCCTGGTACTACAATCCGGTTGCAATTGCTGATAACGAAGACTTAATATCAGGTTATCCCGGTAATAAATTCCTAGGAAACAATTCGATAAACAATCAGGAAATTATAAAAACCTGTGCTGTTACTTTACAAACTGAAAAAGGATATTACCTACCAAAAGATGAAAATAACCTTCTCATCTATAAAGACAATGCAGATATACAAAAATGGGCGCGCAAATATGTTTCACTAGGAACTAGAGAAGGCCTTGTAGTAAAAAGAGCCGACGGCAAATTCAACGCAACAACTCCCTGCACAAGAAGAGATGCCGCAGTCATTTTATATAGATTGTATAATAAACTTTAA
- a CDS encoding serine/threonine-protein kinase produces the protein MVGEIIKQKYKIERLLGKGASGEVYLCRNIELGNLWAVKRIEKSKSKYELTTETNILKKLNHISLPKIADVMEDETGIYIVESYIEGTPLNKLLEAQGTLSEERVVSLAKQLCEVLLYLHNLKPFPIIYRDLKPHNIIITSDNRPVLIDFGISREYKGSDRKDTVIAGTPHYAAPEQLTAEGISDVRADIYSLGVTLHHLLTGVLPKYDDTSLIQYNNKISRNMDYIVRKCIRKDLKDRYQTVEELLTDLKNINRVRVLDVKLRKMNRVLITSMVILSMISFSTVYLGISAIYKENAALLLLSPQILSLSVNQTGIIKVLKEYPDGSKEELKASDIKWNYPSSEVAKISNDEIQPLKEGKAQFDGSYNGKPIKLTVVVNEPLDDTKDVNINLKYLKDTNVTLFAGVGQHADISDGNSNTAVVNYPKSLSINKVTNDTYFTDSAKLRAIKDGWVKTLGIELDNYKDIDLVKIASSGNIYFSIAPYINEKEQYVSEIYILQGNKPKLIYQNTESTYNISDFAFDSSENMYILQPKTIGLDAETTFTLVDRLSGSISSRDIGSAESITVDGNNNIFISSSTNGTILKLDQTDGRFKNFAGKEMDKNFIDGTQCSFFSPEKIVADGNYIYVIDSNVLRRIVLENGKLVDVETLAGKVGKGQQNLTSSLGYNAWFAKPSDLAIDAAGNILLTDSDNSVIWEIKLPADK, from the coding sequence ATGGTAGGGGAAATAATAAAACAAAAATATAAAATAGAACGGCTTTTGGGTAAAGGTGCCTCAGGAGAGGTTTATTTGTGCAGAAATATAGAACTTGGTAACCTGTGGGCCGTTAAACGTATTGAAAAAAGCAAATCAAAATATGAACTTACAACAGAAACCAATATATTAAAGAAATTAAATCATATCAGCCTTCCTAAAATTGCAGACGTAATGGAAGATGAGACTGGAATATACATTGTTGAAAGCTACATCGAAGGAACTCCCTTAAACAAGCTCTTGGAAGCTCAAGGCACTCTTTCTGAAGAAAGGGTTGTCTCATTGGCAAAGCAATTGTGTGAAGTGTTATTATATTTGCATAACCTGAAACCTTTTCCGATTATATACAGAGATTTAAAGCCCCATAACATAATTATTACAAGCGATAATAGACCTGTATTAATAGACTTTGGCATTTCAAGGGAATACAAGGGCTCAGATAGAAAAGACACCGTCATTGCAGGCACCCCTCATTACGCTGCACCGGAGCAACTAACGGCCGAAGGTATTTCTGATGTCCGTGCAGACATATATAGTCTTGGTGTTACCTTACACCATTTACTGACAGGTGTACTGCCCAAATATGATGATACCAGTTTAATTCAATACAATAATAAAATATCCAGAAATATGGACTATATAGTAAGAAAATGTATCAGAAAGGATTTAAAGGATAGGTACCAAACTGTCGAAGAATTATTGACTGATTTAAAAAATATCAATAGGGTGAGAGTTTTAGACGTAAAGCTTAGGAAAATGAACCGTGTATTGATAACTTCCATGGTAATTTTATCTATGATATCATTCTCAACTGTTTACCTTGGCATTTCTGCTATTTATAAAGAGAATGCTGCCTTGCTGCTACTATCCCCACAAATATTATCCCTTTCAGTTAATCAAACTGGAATTATCAAAGTTTTAAAAGAATATCCCGATGGTTCAAAGGAAGAATTGAAAGCTTCAGATATTAAATGGAACTACCCAAGCTCCGAAGTAGCCAAAATAAGCAATGACGAAATCCAACCGCTAAAAGAAGGAAAAGCCCAATTTGACGGATCTTATAATGGAAAACCAATAAAACTGACCGTTGTTGTCAACGAACCTCTGGACGACACTAAAGATGTAAATATCAACCTGAAATACTTAAAAGACACAAACGTTACCCTTTTCGCGGGAGTCGGTCAGCATGCCGATATATCGGATGGAAATTCCAACACAGCGGTCGTTAATTATCCAAAAAGCCTGTCAATTAATAAGGTTACCAACGATACTTATTTCACAGACTCTGCAAAGCTCAGAGCAATTAAAGACGGATGGGTAAAAACTCTTGGCATTGAACTCGATAATTATAAAGATATTGACTTGGTAAAGATAGCATCCAGTGGGAATATCTATTTTTCTATTGCTCCCTATATAAATGAAAAAGAGCAGTATGTTTCAGAAATTTATATATTACAAGGCAATAAACCTAAGCTGATTTATCAGAATACTGAATCCACGTATAATATATCAGATTTTGCATTTGACAGTTCAGAAAACATGTACATATTGCAGCCAAAGACAATTGGTTTAGATGCTGAAACTACCTTTACCTTAGTTGATAGACTTAGCGGAAGCATAAGTTCAAGAGACATCGGAAGTGCCGAAAGCATTACTGTAGACGGAAACAATAATATCTTTATATCAAGCTCAACAAATGGCACAATACTAAAATTAGATCAAACCGATGGACGTTTTAAAAACTTTGCTGGTAAGGAAATGGATAAAAACTTCATTGATGGTACACAATGCAGCTTTTTTTCTCCTGAAAAGATCGTTGCCGATGGTAATTACATATATGTAATTGATAGCAACGTGTTAAGAAGAATTGTTTTGGAAAATGGCAAGTTGGTTGATGTTGAAACCCTTGCAGGCAAGGTTGGAAAAGGCCAACAAAACCTCACTTCCTCCTTAGGTTATAACGCCTGGTTTGCAAAACCAAGCGATTTAGCAATAGATGCTGCTGGAAATATCCTTTTGACTGACTCCGATAATAGCGTCATATGGGAAATTAAGCTCCCTGCAGATAAGTAA
- a CDS encoding SHOCT-like domain-containing protein: MASEEKILILKMLEEGKINSEEAARLIEAVEPVNKGAQSDNTANSSRQQKKVNFSDEVSKVKDKLNDWKKDLKNNYNQKDFDRTIEEFSTKAEKVGRTLANTTIGIADKVVDFVSSFVDTNSFNIFGKYKAVEKSFETGDIAEGMTLDVEGVNGNILVKKHMDNKVIIKSTIRSPYENADELLNFSQDDSSIALKSNKEENVSVSHEIFLPSIKFKSIILKTKNGKVYVEDSIAEMFEAQTTNSNIELMGVNSDKISVTTRNARIQFGYIIGKDIDVNTVNSLIDIKHVKTQNLNAVSRNGRILIENVHNYQGCSDINMNLKTNQAGIKVNMNDMEKRAYRIKAQTTNADINLLIPEITYKNISKQLANSFVEAESSGYDAFEQKVNIIADTQNGDIEIVK, encoded by the coding sequence ATGGCAAGTGAAGAAAAGATTCTTATACTTAAAATGTTGGAAGAAGGCAAAATTAACAGTGAAGAGGCAGCGAGACTTATTGAAGCTGTAGAGCCTGTGAATAAGGGAGCTCAAAGTGACAATACTGCTAATAGTTCAAGGCAGCAGAAAAAGGTTAACTTCAGTGATGAAGTTTCAAAAGTAAAAGACAAGTTGAATGATTGGAAAAAGGATTTAAAAAATAACTACAATCAAAAGGATTTTGACCGCACTATAGAAGAATTCAGTACGAAAGCTGAGAAGGTTGGAAGAACTCTTGCTAATACAACTATTGGAATTGCAGACAAAGTAGTTGATTTTGTAAGTAGTTTTGTTGATACAAACTCATTTAATATCTTTGGAAAGTATAAGGCTGTTGAAAAGTCCTTCGAAACAGGGGATATAGCAGAAGGTATGACTCTTGATGTTGAAGGTGTAAATGGCAATATACTTGTTAAAAAGCATATGGATAATAAAGTGATTATAAAATCAACAATAAGAAGCCCTTATGAAAATGCTGATGAGCTCCTTAATTTCAGCCAGGATGATAGCAGCATAGCCTTAAAGAGTAACAAAGAGGAGAATGTTAGCGTTTCCCATGAGATATTTTTACCTTCAATAAAGTTTAAGTCAATAATCCTTAAGACTAAAAACGGAAAAGTATATGTTGAGGATTCTATAGCAGAGATGTTTGAAGCTCAAACAACTAACAGCAATATCGAACTCATGGGTGTGAACAGTGATAAAATCAGTGTTACAACCAGAAATGCAAGAATACAGTTTGGTTATATTATAGGGAAGGACATCGATGTAAATACGGTTAATTCCCTTATAGATATTAAGCACGTAAAAACTCAAAATCTTAACGCTGTAAGCAGAAACGGCAGAATTCTCATTGAAAATGTTCATAATTATCAGGGGTGCTCCGATATCAATATGAACCTCAAGACTAATCAAGCAGGCATAAAAGTCAATATGAATGACATGGAGAAGAGAGCTTACAGAATTAAAGCACAAACAACCAATGCCGATATTAACCTATTAATACCTGAGATAACCTACAAAAATATAAGCAAGCAGTTGGCTAATAGTTTTGTAGAGGCGGAAAGCAGCGGATATGACGCGTTTGAACAAAAAGTAAACATAATTGCTGATACCCAAAATGGTGATATTGAAATTGTAAAATAG
- a CDS encoding DUF2089 domain-containing protein — translation MGKEVLGKCPVCNSDTIVTRISCDNCNTTIEGEFTLCKFCRLTSEQKQFIDTFIKCRGNIKEMEKELGVSYPTVKNRLEDAAAALGHKPEPQVEEDGKKKEVLEKLNNGEIGFDEAMELLKG, via the coding sequence ATGGGTAAGGAAGTTTTAGGAAAGTGCCCTGTTTGCAACAGTGATACAATTGTAACTAGAATAAGTTGCGATAATTGTAATACAACTATAGAAGGGGAATTTACACTGTGCAAGTTTTGCAGACTTACTTCAGAACAAAAGCAGTTTATAGATACATTTATTAAATGCAGAGGCAATATTAAAGAAATGGAAAAAGAACTGGGGGTTTCATATCCTACAGTAAAAAACAGACTTGAAGATGCTGCAGCGGCATTGGGTCATAAGCCGGAACCACAGGTTGAGGAAGACGGAAAGAAAAAAGAAGTACTTGAGAAACTCAATAATGGGGAGATCGGTTTTGATGAGGCAATGGAATTGCTGAAAGGTTAA
- a CDS encoding DUF1653 domain-containing protein, translated as MENKYYPLESERCIKTGKRYRHFKGKDYLVLYVAKHSETLEEMVVYQALYGERGIWVRPLEMFMGQKEVNGKLVNRFEEIVD; from the coding sequence ATGGAAAATAAATATTATCCACTTGAAAGTGAAAGATGTATAAAGACAGGCAAGAGATACCGACACTTCAAAGGCAAGGATTATCTTGTCTTATATGTTGCAAAGCATTCCGAGACTCTTGAAGAAATGGTTGTATATCAGGCCTTATATGGTGAGCGTGGAATTTGGGTAAGACCGCTAGAAATGTTCATGGGTCAAAAAGAAGTCAATGGTAAATTAGTAAATCGTTTTGAAGAAATCGTAGATTAA